A single genomic interval of Gallus gallus isolate bGalGal1 chromosome 10, bGalGal1.mat.broiler.GRCg7b, whole genome shotgun sequence harbors:
- the SERF2 gene encoding small EDRK-rich factor 2 produces MTRGNQRELARQKNLKKQSDSGKGKRRDDGLSAAARKQRDSEIMQQKQKKADEKKEGAK; encoded by the exons ATGACCC GCGGGAACCAACGCGAGCTGGCGCGGCAGAAGAACCTGAAGAAGCAGAGCGATTCGGGCAAGGGCAAACGGCGCGACGACGGGCTCTCGGCCGCCGCTCGCAAGCAGAG GGACTCGGAGATaatgcagcagaagcagaagaaggcGGACGAGAAGAAGGAGGGCGCCAAATAG